From Herbiconiux flava, one genomic window encodes:
- a CDS encoding MarR family winged helix-turn-helix transcriptional regulator — protein sequence MTDARNSSSTTRWSRDELPDSGMPAVSPISQQLRDVDALSRAFERRLGTVLTVNQTDLTAMEHLIQDGPLTPSELATRLKVSTAASTLVVDRLVALGHAERHPHERDRRKIVVVPARASVDRTVQELLPVILGIAAIVDEMPEADREVVSTFLDRVASVYRAAVAAP from the coding sequence ATGACTGATGCCCGCAACTCCTCGAGCACCACCCGGTGGTCGCGCGACGAGCTGCCCGACAGCGGTATGCCCGCCGTCTCCCCGATCTCGCAGCAGCTCCGCGACGTCGACGCCCTCTCGCGGGCCTTCGAGCGCCGCCTGGGCACCGTTCTGACCGTGAATCAGACCGACCTGACCGCGATGGAGCACCTCATCCAGGACGGGCCGCTCACACCGAGCGAGCTCGCGACGCGCCTCAAGGTCTCGACGGCGGCCTCAACCCTCGTGGTCGACCGGCTCGTCGCGCTCGGCCACGCGGAGCGTCACCCGCACGAGCGCGACCGTCGCAAGATCGTGGTGGTGCCGGCCCGCGCGTCGGTCGACCGCACGGTGCAGGAGCTCCTCCCCGTCATCCTCGGCATCGCCGCCATCGTCGACGAGATGCCCGAGGCCGACCGCGAGGTCGTCTCGACGTTCCTCGACCGCGTGGCCTCCGTCTATCGGGCGGCCGTCGCCGCTCCGTAG
- a CDS encoding DnaB-like helicase C-terminal domain-containing protein: MTLCSSCEQEANVYRRSNRPHKPPFYRDDATNRTLVKIRSNCRQLKRRVSLTLVVIVNLQFMTSGKKVETRRQEAQSSPERSSS, translated from the coding sequence ATGACGTTATGTTCCTCGTGCGAGCAAGAGGCCAACGTGTACCGGCGGTCTAACCGACCCCACAAGCCGCCCTTCTACCGCGACGACGCGACCAACAGGACGCTCGTAAAAATTCGATCGAATTGCCGTCAGCTGAAGCGGAGAGTCAGCCTGACGCTCGTCGTCATCGTTAACCTTCAGTTCATGACGAGCGGCAAGAAGGTCGAGACCCGCAGGCAGGAGGCTCAAAGTTCTCCCGAGCGTTCAAGCTCATGA
- a CDS encoding reverse transcriptase family protein has product MLAVGWTPSDAVYGFIRGRNTKSAATIHAGSRAALALDLADFFGQISFDRVEDVLRLNFDSRVCDWIEGACFRDGALPLGYRTSPVLSNLAFLNMDDIIQTIANGHGVQYTRWVDDLTFSGAGVSDQLLSDVGFALASDGWSINDHKTRFMRRSPYVLGLYVGHDVDRPRLPRRLKQRLLIETFHFSRRGFEHFSHEGVMSPSRLFGRVAYATVIEPKLAGLLNERISAGHKVRPPSESP; this is encoded by the coding sequence ATGCTTGCAGTTGGATGGACACCGTCGGACGCCGTATATGGATTCATTCGCGGTAGAAACACGAAGTCCGCGGCGACGATACATGCTGGTTCGCGTGCGGCTTTGGCTCTCGACCTTGCGGATTTCTTCGGCCAGATATCCTTCGACCGCGTTGAGGACGTTCTGCGTCTCAATTTCGACTCCCGAGTTTGCGACTGGATTGAAGGCGCATGTTTTCGAGATGGTGCCCTCCCGCTGGGCTACCGCACAAGCCCCGTATTGTCGAACCTCGCCTTTCTAAATATGGACGACATCATCCAGACGATCGCGAACGGGCACGGTGTCCAATACACCCGCTGGGTGGACGATCTGACGTTCTCGGGAGCAGGTGTATCCGATCAATTGCTTTCTGACGTCGGATTTGCGCTCGCCTCCGACGGATGGTCGATCAACGACCACAAGACCAGGTTCATGCGGAGGTCACCGTATGTCCTCGGCCTGTATGTGGGACACGACGTTGACAGGCCCCGGCTGCCACGCCGCCTCAAACAGCGTTTGCTGATCGAGACTTTTCATTTCTCTCGACGCGGTTTTGAGCACTTTTCACACGAAGGCGTGATGTCACCCAGCAGACTATTCGGTCGCGTCGCCTACGCAACCGTCATTGAACCAAAACTTGCCGGGCTTTTGAACGAGCGAATTAGCGCCGGGCACAAGGTTCGCCCGCCATCGGAGAGTCCCTAA
- the dnaB gene encoding replicative DNA helicase: protein MSIAHLGLAGEERQGAPRAGDRTPPHDLLAEQSALGGMLLSKDAVADVVEVMRAVDFYIPKHEVIFDAILNLYSHGEPTDVIAVTDELTKSGELSRAGGADYLHTLTGLVPTAANAGYYAQIVSEKAVLRRLVEAGTRIVQMGYASEGEVTDLVNNAQAEVYAVNGGVEAEDYVPLTVAVTAAIDEIEAAAGKDGSMTGVPTGFADLDNLTNGFHPGQMIIVAARPALGKSTLALDFCRAASIKNDMPSIFFSLEMGRSEIAMRLLSAEASVPLQSMRKGRIEGRDWTTLASTRGRINDAPFYIDDSPNMTLVEIRAKCRRLKQKVGLKLVVIDYLQLMTSGKKVESRQQEVSEFSRALKLMAKELQVPVIALSQLNRGPEQRADKKPAISDLRESGSLEQDADMVILLHREGAYEKDNPRAGEADFIVAKHRNGPTATITVGFHGHFSRFADMPPA, encoded by the coding sequence TTGTCGATCGCCCATCTCGGTCTCGCGGGTGAAGAGCGCCAGGGCGCACCCCGCGCCGGCGACCGCACCCCGCCGCACGACCTGCTCGCCGAGCAGAGCGCGCTCGGCGGCATGCTGCTGTCGAAGGACGCCGTGGCCGACGTGGTCGAGGTCATGCGGGCCGTCGACTTCTACATCCCCAAGCACGAGGTCATCTTCGATGCGATCCTCAACCTCTACTCCCACGGCGAGCCCACCGACGTCATCGCGGTCACCGACGAGCTCACCAAGAGCGGCGAGCTGAGCCGGGCCGGCGGAGCCGACTACCTGCACACGCTCACCGGCCTGGTGCCCACGGCCGCCAACGCCGGCTACTACGCCCAGATCGTCTCCGAGAAGGCCGTGCTGCGCCGCCTCGTCGAGGCCGGCACCCGCATCGTTCAGATGGGCTACGCCAGCGAGGGCGAGGTCACCGACCTCGTCAACAACGCCCAGGCCGAGGTCTACGCGGTCAACGGCGGCGTCGAGGCGGAAGACTACGTGCCGCTCACCGTCGCGGTCACGGCGGCCATCGACGAGATCGAGGCGGCCGCGGGCAAAGACGGCTCGATGACCGGTGTGCCCACCGGCTTCGCCGACCTCGACAACCTCACGAACGGCTTCCACCCGGGCCAGATGATCATCGTTGCCGCCCGCCCCGCGCTCGGCAAGTCGACGCTCGCGCTCGACTTCTGCCGCGCCGCCTCGATCAAGAACGACATGCCGTCGATCTTCTTCTCGCTCGAGATGGGCCGCTCCGAGATCGCCATGCGCCTGCTCTCGGCCGAGGCCTCCGTTCCCCTGCAGAGCATGCGCAAGGGCCGCATCGAGGGCCGGGACTGGACGACACTGGCCTCGACCCGCGGCCGCATCAACGACGCGCCGTTCTACATCGACGACAGCCCGAACATGACCCTCGTCGAGATCCGCGCGAAGTGCCGCCGGCTGAAACAGAAGGTCGGCCTCAAGCTGGTCGTCATCGACTACCTGCAGCTCATGACGAGCGGCAAGAAGGTCGAGAGCCGCCAGCAGGAGGTCTCGGAGTTCTCCCGGGCCCTGAAGCTGATGGCCAAGGAGCTGCAGGTGCCGGTCATCGCGCTCTCCCAGCTCAACCGTGGCCCCGAGCAGCGCGCCGACAAGAAGCCGGCCATCTCCGACCTCCGCGAGTCGGGCTCACTGGAGCAGGACGCCGACATGGTCATCCTGCTGCACCGCGAGGGCGCCTACGAGAAGGACAACCCCCGCGCCGGCGAGGCCGACTTCATCGTCGCCAAGCACCGCAACGGCCCCACCGCCACCATCACGGTCGGCTTCCACGGCCACTTCTCCCGCTTCGCGGACATGCCCCCGGCCTGA
- the rplI gene encoding 50S ribosomal protein L9: MSKLILTHEVTGLGSAGDVVEVKNGFARNYLIPKGFAVSWSRGGEKQVEQIKAARSARELATIEEAQHLKQSLENAVVKLTVKAGQGGRLFGSVKTSDIADAVQEAGIGSLDKRKIEIPNAIKATGNHEATVRLRDDLSATISLQVVAAK; this comes from the coding sequence ATGTCGAAACTCATTCTCACCCACGAGGTGACCGGTCTCGGTTCTGCCGGCGACGTCGTCGAGGTCAAGAACGGCTTCGCCCGTAACTACCTCATCCCCAAGGGCTTCGCGGTGTCGTGGAGCCGTGGCGGCGAGAAGCAGGTCGAGCAGATCAAGGCTGCCCGCTCCGCTCGCGAGCTCGCCACCATCGAAGAGGCGCAGCACCTCAAGCAGTCGCTCGAGAACGCCGTCGTCAAGCTCACCGTCAAGGCGGGCCAGGGCGGACGTCTGTTCGGCTCGGTGAAGACCTCCGACATCGCCGACGCGGTGCAGGAGGCCGGCATCGGCTCGCTCGACAAGCGCAAGATCGAGATCCCGAACGCCATCAAGGCGACGGGCAACCACGAGGCGACCGTGCGTCTGCGCGATGACCTCTCGGCGACGATCTCGCTCCAGGTGGTCGCGGCCAAGTAG
- the rpsR gene encoding 30S ribosomal protein S18: MAGKSSGDRRKPLRGAKGAKNAAPAKSIRVGVIDYKDVATLRKFISERGKIRARRITGVSVQEQRLIARAVKNAREMALLPYAGSGR; the protein is encoded by the coding sequence ATGGCTGGAAAGTCAAGCGGCGACCGCCGCAAGCCGCTCCGCGGCGCCAAGGGCGCGAAGAACGCGGCCCCGGCGAAGTCCATCCGCGTCGGAGTCATCGACTACAAAGACGTCGCGACCCTTCGCAAGTTCATCTCGGAGCGTGGAAAGATCCGCGCCCGCCGTATCACGGGAGTCTCCGTCCAGGAGCAGCGCCTCATCGCCCGTGCCGTCAAGAACGCCCGCGAGATGGCACTTCTGCCCTACGCCGGCTCAGGCCGTTAA
- a CDS encoding single-stranded DNA-binding protein codes for MAGETVITVVGNLTADPELRYTQNGLAVANFTIASTPRTFDRASNDWKDGEALFLRASVWREFAEHVAGSLTKGSRVVATGRLRQRSYETKEGEKRTSIELEVDEIGPSLRYATAQVTRASSGGAGGGGGSFNGGGQRGGQSAVEEPWAASAPSTSSSNGGGGNDVWNTPGSYADDTPF; via the coding sequence ATGGCCGGCGAAACCGTCATCACCGTGGTGGGCAACCTCACCGCCGATCCTGAGCTGCGCTACACGCAGAACGGGCTCGCGGTCGCGAACTTCACGATCGCCTCGACGCCTCGCACCTTCGACCGCGCGTCGAACGACTGGAAGGACGGCGAAGCGCTGTTCCTCCGGGCGTCGGTCTGGCGTGAGTTCGCCGAGCACGTCGCCGGGTCGCTCACGAAGGGCAGCCGCGTCGTCGCGACCGGTCGCCTGCGTCAGCGCTCCTACGAGACGAAAGAGGGCGAGAAGCGCACCTCGATCGAGCTCGAGGTCGACGAGATCGGTCCCTCGCTCCGCTACGCCACCGCTCAGGTGACCCGTGCCTCCAGCGGCGGTGCCGGTGGCGGCGGCGGGAGCTTCAACGGTGGCGGTCAGCGCGGCGGCCAGTCGGCCGTCGAGGAGCCCTGGGCGGCCAGCGCCCCCTCGACCTCCTCCTCCAACGGAGGCGGCGGGAACGACGTCTGGAACACGCCCGGCAGCTACGCCGACGACACCCCCTTCTAA
- the rpsF gene encoding 30S ribosomal protein S6, protein MVILDPEIDERTVAPSLDKFLNVIRTDGGTVDKVDIWGRRRLAYEINKKSEGIYAVVNLTASADATKELDRQLKLSEAVMRTKVLRAEEGMAQVAAASKLAAEKAARKAAAPAKPAVKAEAGE, encoded by the coding sequence ATGGTCATCCTCGATCCCGAGATCGACGAGCGCACCGTGGCACCGAGCCTCGACAAGTTCCTCAACGTCATCCGCACGGATGGTGGCACCGTGGACAAGGTCGACATCTGGGGCCGCCGTCGCCTGGCCTACGAGATCAACAAGAAGTCCGAAGGCATCTACGCCGTCGTCAACCTGACCGCGTCGGCCGACGCGACCAAGGAGCTCGACCGTCAGCTGAAGCTGTCCGAGGCCGTCATGCGCACCAAGGTGCTGCGGGCCGAAGAGGGCATGGCCCAGGTCGCCGCCGCGTCGAAGCTGGCCGCAGAGAAGGCCGCCCGCAAGGCTGCCGCTCCCGCGAAGCCCGCCGTCAAGGCCGAGGCCGGCGAGTAG